From the genome of Virgibacillus siamensis, one region includes:
- a CDS encoding DUF951 domain-containing protein, which yields MADKQFEKNDIVQMKKQHPCGENRWQIIRMGMDIRIKCLGCGHSVMMPRKDFTKKLKKILEKAENKNG from the coding sequence ATGGCCGATAAACAATTTGAAAAAAACGACATTGTACAAATGAAAAAACAGCATCCATGCGGTGAAAACCGCTGGCAAATCATCCGCATGGGAATGGATATTCGAATCAAGTGCCTTGGATGCGGTCACAGTGTAATGATGCCGCGAAAGGATTTCACTAAAAAATTGAAAAAGATCCTGGAAAAAGCAGAAAATAAAAATGGTTAA
- the ssb gene encoding single-stranded DNA-binding protein, whose translation MLNRVVLVGRLTKDPDLRYTSSGVAVANFTVAVNRPFSNQQGNRDADFINCVVWRRPAENLANYMKKGSMIGVDGRIQTRTFDGQDGKTVFVTEVVADSVQFLETKGSSQSRGQQSSGFQQNQNQNRMNQNQNQTQNEEDPFKNNGEPIDISDDDLPF comes from the coding sequence ATGTTGAATCGTGTCGTACTTGTCGGCAGGTTAACGAAGGATCCTGATTTACGTTATACATCGAGTGGAGTAGCAGTCGCCAACTTTACCGTAGCAGTCAATCGTCCTTTCTCAAATCAGCAGGGAAACCGTGATGCAGACTTCATTAACTGTGTAGTCTGGCGCAGACCGGCTGAAAACCTTGCGAATTACATGAAAAAAGGCAGTATGATTGGCGTCGACGGACGTATTCAAACACGGACATTTGATGGCCAGGATGGCAAAACTGTATTTGTAACAGAAGTTGTAGCAGACAGCGTTCAATTCCTGGAAACAAAAGGTTCCTCGCAAAGCAGAGGACAGCAGTCTTCAGGATTCCAGCAAAACCAGAATCAGAACCGGATGAACCAAAACCAGAATCAAACTCAAAACGAAGAGGATCCGTTTAAAAATAATGGAGAACCTATCGATATATCAGATGATGATTTGCCATTCTGA
- the rpsR gene encoding 30S ribosomal protein S18, with translation MAARRGRAKRRKVCYFTANGITHIDYKDVDLLRRFISERGKILPRRVTGTSAKYQRKLTKAIKRARQMALLPYAAE, from the coding sequence ATGGCAGCTCGTCGCGGTCGTGCAAAGCGTCGTAAAGTGTGTTATTTCACAGCGAACGGAATTACACACATTGACTATAAAGATGTTGATTTGCTGAGACGTTTCATTTCAGAACGCGGAAAAATTCTTCCTCGTCGTGTAACTGGAACATCTGCAAAATACCAACGTAAACTTACAAAAGCAATCAAACGTGCCCGTCAAATGGCATTATTGCCATATGCAGCAGAATAA
- a CDS encoding ParA family protein — translation MGKIIAIANQKGGVGKTTSSVNLSAGLAHFNNKVLIVDIDPQGNATSGVGINKADMDQCIYNVLVEDLPAENVCVPTNMENLDIIPATIQLAGAEIELVPTISREIRLKKALDDLKDNYDYIIIDCPPSLGLLTINALTSSDTVMIPVQCEYYALEGLSQLLNTIRLVQKHLNKQLMIEGVLLTMLDARTNLGVQVTEEVKKYFQDKVYKSIIPRNVRLGEAPSHGQPIIKYDPKSKGAEVYLELAKEVMSSGERVR, via the coding sequence ATGGGAAAAATTATTGCCATTGCAAATCAAAAGGGTGGCGTAGGAAAAACAACATCATCGGTAAATCTTAGCGCAGGACTTGCACATTTCAATAATAAAGTATTGATTGTTGACATTGACCCACAAGGTAACGCGACAAGTGGAGTCGGCATTAACAAAGCCGATATGGATCAATGTATTTATAATGTGCTCGTTGAAGATCTGCCGGCAGAAAACGTTTGCGTACCTACTAATATGGAAAATCTTGATATTATCCCTGCAACAATCCAACTGGCAGGGGCCGAAATTGAACTTGTTCCGACAATTTCAAGGGAAATTAGATTAAAAAAAGCACTGGATGATTTGAAAGATAACTATGATTATATCATTATAGACTGTCCACCATCCCTTGGATTGCTGACAATCAATGCGCTGACTTCATCTGATACAGTTATGATACCAGTGCAATGCGAGTATTACGCATTAGAGGGATTAAGTCAATTGTTGAATACGATCAGACTTGTTCAAAAACATTTGAATAAACAATTGATGATTGAAGGTGTTTTACTGACAATGCTGGATGCCCGAACAAACCTCGGTGTTCAAGTAACAGAGGAGGTTAAAAAGTACTTCCAGGATAAAGTCTATAAGTCTATCATCCCGAGAAATGTCCGATTGGGGGAAGCACCTAGTCATGGTCAGCCTATTATTAAATATGATCCAAAATCCAAAGGTGCTGAGGTATATCTCGAATTAGCGAAGGAAGTGATGAGCAGTGGCGAAAGGGTTAGGTAA
- a CDS encoding aminotransferase class V-fold PLP-dependent enzyme, translated as MIYFDQAASSFPKPKGVGKAMLHALNEIGANPGRGSHQSARNAASIIQETRERASRLFGCTDPKKALFYSNATTALNQAIKGFPWSRGDHIIATSFEHNSIRRPLEYIRKQKGITITYLQWNGDTEKFIIDLEDAVTSKTKLIAMTHASNVTGTILPIEKVSKVARRNSIKTLLDGSQTAGHIPINMVRQDIDMLVFPGHKGLLGPQGTGMLLVEGDIELEPIHHGGTGAYSELIGQPEQWPEKYESGTLNTPGIAGLNAALTLLEGRSMENVPRETLLAKQLLKGLKSIPGIVCYGPQEHESRMPIVAFNINDIPSQEIAMVLDTHYNIAVRAGLHCSPLGHETLNTTEQGAVRASIGMYNTEEEVNFFIKAIQEIVSAYEDL; from the coding sequence ATGATTTATTTTGATCAGGCTGCATCATCATTTCCCAAGCCAAAAGGAGTAGGGAAGGCGATGTTGCATGCGCTGAATGAAATCGGTGCAAATCCGGGCAGGGGAAGTCATCAATCGGCAAGGAATGCAGCATCCATTATTCAGGAAACACGTGAACGCGCCAGCCGTTTATTCGGTTGTACAGACCCAAAAAAAGCACTATTCTATTCCAATGCAACAACAGCATTGAATCAGGCAATCAAAGGTTTCCCATGGAGCAGGGGAGATCATATTATTGCCACTTCATTTGAACATAATTCCATCAGAAGGCCACTGGAATACATAAGAAAACAAAAAGGGATAACAATTACATATTTGCAATGGAATGGAGATACTGAGAAATTTATCATTGATTTGGAGGATGCTGTGACATCCAAGACGAAACTGATTGCCATGACACATGCATCAAATGTTACCGGTACTATCCTTCCAATTGAAAAGGTTTCAAAAGTTGCCCGCAGGAATTCCATTAAAACGCTGCTTGATGGTTCCCAAACTGCCGGTCATATTCCAATTAATATGGTTCGGCAGGATATAGATATGCTGGTTTTTCCAGGTCATAAAGGGCTACTTGGACCACAGGGGACCGGAATGCTGCTTGTCGAGGGAGATATCGAACTTGAACCAATCCATCACGGGGGGACAGGTGCCTATTCTGAATTGATTGGACAACCGGAACAATGGCCGGAAAAATATGAGAGCGGCACATTAAACACCCCGGGGATTGCCGGCTTAAATGCTGCACTGACACTGTTGGAAGGTAGGTCGATGGAAAATGTTCCACGTGAAACATTGTTGGCAAAACAGTTGTTGAAAGGTCTGAAATCCATTCCTGGAATAGTTTGTTACGGACCTCAGGAACATGAATCGAGAATGCCAATTGTTGCATTTAATATTAATGATATTCCATCTCAGGAAATTGCTATGGTTCTGGATACGCATTATAATATTGCAGTAAGAGCGGGGCTGCATTGCAGTCCGTTAGGGCATGAAACATTAAATACTACAGAACAAGGTGCTGTGAGGGCGAGTATTGGTATGTATAACACAGAAGAAGAAGTCAATTTTTTTATAAAAGCAATTCAAGAAATAGTATCAGCATACGAGGATTTATAA
- the rpsF gene encoding 30S ribosomal protein S6, with protein MRKYEIMYIVRPDMEEEAQTALIERFNNVLTDNGAEIEKVDEKGKKRLAYEINDYRDGYYVIINFSGDEKAINEFDRLAKFSDDIIRHIAIREDDQ; from the coding sequence ATGAGAAAATACGAAATCATGTACATCGTCCGCCCGGATATGGAAGAAGAAGCTCAAACAGCTTTGATTGAGCGTTTCAACAACGTGTTGACTGACAACGGAGCGGAGATTGAAAAAGTTGATGAAAAGGGCAAGAAACGTCTTGCTTATGAAATCAATGATTACCGTGATGGATATTATGTAATCATTAACTTCAGCGGTGATGAAAAAGCTATCAATGAGTTTGATCGTCTCGCTAAGTTCTCTGATGATATTATTCGTCATATCGCAATTCGAGAAGATGATCAATAA
- a CDS encoding glycine betaine ABC transporter substrate-binding protein: MLKKWLGITLALLFLIGLTACGEDEKVDENAFVGDKVDYEIIGIDPGAGIMGQTNDVLSEYGLKEKWELTESSGAAMTASLDNAIDDKEPIIVTGWIPHWMFIQYDLKMLKDPKKVYGGEEKIKTLIRKGLKEDMPNAYKFFDQFHWEPEDLQKVMLKIEDGQSEQDAAKEWVENNEDLVNTWIKGVKPGNGAELRVPYVAWADVIASSNVIKYVLENKLDFEVELLQVEPGPMFASIADGSADAMIGAWLPSTHAPYYKKYKNDLVDLGVNLTGTRNGLVVPAYMDIDSIKDLKAEK, from the coding sequence ATGCTAAAAAAATGGTTGGGAATAACGTTAGCATTACTATTTTTAATAGGTTTAACAGCATGTGGAGAAGATGAAAAGGTAGATGAAAATGCCTTTGTCGGCGATAAGGTTGACTATGAAATCATTGGAATTGATCCAGGTGCTGGTATTATGGGGCAAACGAATGATGTATTATCTGAGTATGGTCTTAAGGAGAAATGGGAGCTTACGGAAAGTTCCGGTGCCGCCATGACGGCATCATTAGACAATGCGATTGATGATAAGGAGCCAATTATTGTGACTGGCTGGATTCCACATTGGATGTTCATCCAGTATGATCTTAAAATGCTGAAGGATCCAAAAAAAGTATATGGCGGTGAAGAAAAGATTAAGACGCTTATACGCAAGGGTTTAAAGGAAGATATGCCTAATGCGTATAAGTTTTTCGATCAATTTCATTGGGAGCCGGAAGACTTGCAAAAGGTGATGCTGAAAATTGAGGATGGCCAATCAGAACAGGATGCGGCAAAGGAATGGGTCGAGAATAATGAAGATTTGGTTAATACTTGGATTAAGGGGGTAAAGCCAGGGAACGGTGCCGAATTAAGAGTGCCATATGTTGCCTGGGCTGATGTAATTGCCAGTTCTAATGTCATAAAATATGTATTGGAAAATAAATTGGATTTTGAAGTTGAATTACTTCAAGTGGAACCAGGTCCTATGTTTGCCAGTATTGCGGATGGAAGTGCAGATGCAATGATAGGTGCATGGCTGCCATCAACACATGCTCCTTATTATAAAAAGTATAAAAATGATTTAGTAGACTTGGGAGTTAATCTGACCGGTACAAGGAATGGTTTAGTTGTGCCGGCATACATGGACATTGATTCCATTAAAGACTTAAAAGCAGAAAAATAA
- the yyaC gene encoding spore protease YyaC, which yields MNLMNRFEAKNNKLQLLYNNPVLKKKMSDKIISFIPDMRKDCIIVCIGTDRSTGDALGPLIGSYLLEKNLKTFTVYGTLPDPVHAVNLKDYLTQIEKQHDNPFIIAVDASLGKTAKVGSVILDKGPLLPGAAVNKDLPPVGDIHITGVVNKLGFMEYSILQNTRLSTVVEIAKKTADILHLVDELLSVREALPETAMAATKKTLQ from the coding sequence ATGAATCTGATGAATCGTTTTGAAGCAAAAAATAATAAACTCCAATTGCTGTATAACAACCCTGTTCTTAAGAAAAAAATGAGCGATAAAATAATTTCTTTCATACCCGATATGAGAAAAGATTGCATCATTGTCTGTATTGGAACAGATCGTTCCACCGGAGATGCACTTGGTCCCCTGATTGGGTCCTATTTACTGGAGAAAAACCTTAAAACGTTCACCGTGTATGGCACCCTTCCAGACCCGGTGCATGCTGTAAATCTGAAAGACTATTTAACACAGATTGAAAAGCAGCATGATAACCCATTCATTATTGCTGTTGATGCATCACTCGGAAAAACGGCAAAAGTCGGCAGTGTCATACTGGATAAAGGCCCGCTGCTTCCCGGTGCCGCAGTTAACAAAGATTTACCGCCAGTGGGAGATATTCATATTACGGGCGTGGTCAATAAGCTGGGATTTATGGAATATTCAATTCTGCAAAATACAAGACTTTCAACCGTAGTGGAAATAGCCAAAAAAACTGCGGACATTTTACATTTGGTGGATGAATTGCTGTCAGTCAGAGAGGCACTCCCCGAAACAGCAATGGCAGCAACGAAAAAAACATTACAGTAA
- a CDS encoding mechanosensitive ion channel family protein produces the protein MDTEESLKLLEYLTSSKLWVDTILMGALHVIVILVLAMVVVKVGKNIINRVFQNKRRGPFRITERRETTLRKLIENILKYTVYFTAIVMILDGVLGIQIGPLLAGAGVAGLAIGFGAQSLVRDIISGFFIIFEDQFSVGDYIFTSGVEGTVEEIGLRTTKIMSWTGEQHVLPNGNVTQVTNYSAHNGLSVVDINVPYENDVAKAEDIINEVCSKLPDNYEEIVTVPEIIGVQTLETSHYVIRVIAETLPVYQWAGARIIRKEVKEVLYDRGIEIPAPRLVMYSRNESPNAMEMPSEKHE, from the coding sequence TTGGACACTGAGGAAAGTCTCAAACTGTTGGAGTATTTAACTAGTTCGAAACTATGGGTAGACACCATTTTAATGGGTGCTTTGCATGTTATCGTTATTCTGGTGCTGGCTATGGTTGTTGTTAAGGTTGGAAAAAATATAATCAACCGGGTATTTCAAAATAAACGGCGCGGACCATTTCGGATTACAGAGCGCAGGGAAACGACGTTGCGTAAATTAATCGAAAATATTTTGAAATATACAGTCTATTTTACGGCAATCGTGATGATTCTTGATGGGGTATTGGGTATTCAAATTGGACCATTATTAGCCGGTGCAGGTGTTGCCGGACTTGCCATTGGGTTTGGTGCACAGAGTCTCGTCCGTGATATTATTTCCGGATTCTTTATTATTTTTGAGGACCAGTTCTCAGTCGGAGATTATATTTTCACTTCAGGTGTCGAAGGAACGGTTGAGGAAATCGGTTTACGGACGACCAAGATTATGAGCTGGACAGGGGAGCAGCATGTTCTCCCAAACGGGAATGTGACACAGGTTACGAATTACTCGGCTCATAACGGGCTTTCTGTTGTTGATATTAATGTTCCATACGAAAATGATGTTGCCAAAGCGGAAGATATTATTAATGAAGTATGCAGTAAATTGCCGGATAACTATGAGGAGATTGTAACGGTTCCGGAAATTATCGGCGTCCAAACACTGGAAACGTCACATTATGTGATTCGGGTCATTGCTGAAACATTGCCGGTATATCAATGGGCCGGAGCACGTATTATCCGTAAAGAAGTGAAAGAGGTTCTTTATGATCGGGGAATTGAGATCCCGGCTCCTCGTCTTGTAATGTATTCCAGGAATGAGAGCCCGAATGCAATGGAAATGCCGTCAGAAAAACATGAATAG
- the ychF gene encoding redox-regulated ATPase YchF has product MSLTAGIVGLPNVGKSTLFNAITQAGAEAANYPFATIDPNVGIVEVPDNRLNKLTELVNPKKTTPTAFEFTDIAGIVKGASKGEGLGNQFLSHIRQVDAICQVVRCFQDDNITHVSGKIDPIDDIEIINLELILADLETVNKRLQRVEKLARQKDKEAVAEQNILSKLKDGLEADNPARALDFTEEEWKVVKGLHLLTSKPTLYVANVSEDEIADPDANENVQKVKEYAANENAKVIVICAKIEEEIAELEQEEKEEFLEDLGISESGLDKLIKASYSLLGLATYFTAGEQEVRAWTFRKGIKAPQAAGIIHTDFEKGFIRAETVSYDDLMEAQGMAKARENGNVRLEGKEYIVQDGDVIHFRFNV; this is encoded by the coding sequence ATGTCACTGACAGCAGGAATTGTCGGACTTCCGAATGTGGGGAAATCAACATTATTTAATGCTATTACACAGGCGGGTGCAGAGGCAGCTAACTATCCTTTTGCAACGATCGATCCGAATGTGGGAATAGTGGAGGTTCCGGACAATCGCTTAAATAAATTAACAGAATTGGTAAACCCCAAAAAAACAACCCCTACAGCTTTTGAATTCACCGATATTGCCGGGATTGTAAAGGGCGCAAGTAAAGGCGAGGGACTCGGGAACCAGTTTTTGTCCCATATTCGCCAGGTAGATGCCATTTGCCAGGTTGTCCGTTGTTTTCAGGATGATAATATTACACACGTTTCAGGCAAAATTGATCCGATTGATGATATTGAAATCATTAACTTGGAACTTATTCTGGCTGATTTGGAAACCGTTAATAAACGGCTTCAGCGGGTGGAGAAACTGGCAAGACAGAAAGATAAGGAAGCAGTCGCAGAGCAAAACATCCTTTCCAAACTGAAAGATGGACTGGAAGCGGATAATCCAGCAAGGGCATTGGATTTCACTGAAGAAGAGTGGAAAGTGGTCAAAGGACTTCATTTACTGACTAGTAAACCTACATTATATGTGGCAAATGTCAGTGAAGATGAAATTGCAGACCCTGATGCAAATGAAAACGTACAGAAGGTTAAGGAATATGCTGCAAATGAAAATGCCAAGGTAATTGTTATTTGCGCTAAAATTGAGGAAGAGATTGCTGAATTGGAACAAGAGGAAAAGGAAGAGTTCCTCGAAGACCTTGGGATCTCCGAATCGGGGCTGGATAAATTGATCAAAGCATCATACAGTCTGCTTGGATTGGCAACCTATTTTACTGCCGGTGAGCAGGAAGTACGTGCCTGGACATTCCGCAAAGGTATCAAAGCACCACAGGCAGCAGGAATCATCCACACTGATTTTGAAAAAGGTTTTATACGTGCCGAAACGGTATCCTATGATGATCTTATGGAAGCACAGGGTATGGCCAAGGCACGTGAAAATGGCAATGTTCGTCTTGAAGGAAAAGAATATATCGTCCAGGATGGCGATGTTATCCATTTCCGGTTTAATGTATAA
- a CDS encoding ParB/RepB/Spo0J family partition protein: MAKGLGKGLDAFFPPEIEEKKDDLIEEIPVNDCRPNPYQPRKTFHADAIEELKESILEYGIIQPLIVRKSIKGYEIVVGERRFRAAKEAGLDVIPAVVKELTDEKMMEVALLENLQREDLTPIEEAYAYSNLMNELDITQDELSKRLGKSRSHIANIIRLLSLPDQAIAYINNGELSMGHGRALLGIKDTDKIMPFVDKIRKEKLNVRQVEQLIVQMNEKGKKPKKKKKDEKDIFLQERESILRDRLGTAVTINRGKRKGKIEIEFYSNDDLERILTTFEQ; this comes from the coding sequence GTGGCGAAAGGGTTAGGTAAAGGTTTAGATGCTTTTTTTCCTCCTGAAATAGAGGAGAAGAAGGATGATTTAATTGAGGAAATACCTGTCAACGATTGCCGTCCCAATCCTTATCAGCCTAGAAAGACATTCCACGCGGATGCAATCGAGGAACTGAAAGAATCCATTTTGGAATATGGGATCATTCAACCTTTAATCGTACGAAAAAGTATTAAAGGCTATGAAATCGTTGTTGGAGAACGTCGCTTCCGGGCAGCAAAGGAAGCGGGGCTTGATGTAATTCCTGCGGTTGTAAAAGAACTTACTGACGAGAAAATGATGGAAGTCGCGCTCTTGGAAAACCTGCAGCGGGAAGACTTAACACCTATAGAAGAAGCTTATGCATATTCCAATTTGATGAATGAATTGGATATAACCCAGGATGAATTGTCCAAACGGCTCGGTAAAAGCAGGTCCCATATTGCCAATATAATCCGTCTGTTATCATTGCCGGATCAGGCGATTGCCTATATTAATAATGGAGAACTTTCAATGGGGCATGGTCGTGCATTGCTGGGAATCAAAGATACGGATAAAATTATGCCGTTTGTTGATAAGATTCGTAAAGAAAAGCTTAATGTTCGCCAAGTGGAACAACTGATTGTACAGATGAATGAGAAAGGGAAAAAGCCAAAGAAAAAGAAAAAGGATGAAAAGGACATTTTCTTGCAAGAGCGCGAATCTATTCTTCGCGATCGTCTTGGCACTGCAGTTACAATCAATCGCGGAAAACGCAAAGGTAAAATTGAAATTGAATTTTATTCAAATGATGACTTGGAGCGGATCTTAACGACATTTGAACAATAA
- a CDS encoding DUF554 domain-containing protein produces MVLLGTIINGVCIIAGCLLGLFFTKIPERYKETVMHGIGLAVILIGLQMAFSTEAIIVVLLSLLTGAIIGEFIHVEEGLNRLGEWIGSWFSNTEDDFSVAQGFVTASLIFVIGALSVIGALDSGLRGDHEILITKGMIDGFTALVLTTTLGFGVIFSVIPVVLYQGTIALLATQIEQFLPESFLNGLITELTAVGGLLIVAIGMNLLKIVQIRVGNLLPSLVTVGIVNYVYLLF; encoded by the coding sequence ATGGTTTTACTAGGAACAATCATAAATGGCGTTTGTATTATAGCAGGGTGTTTGCTCGGCCTGTTTTTTACAAAAATACCTGAACGATACAAAGAAACAGTTATGCATGGGATCGGACTAGCTGTCATTCTAATCGGACTGCAAATGGCTTTTTCAACCGAGGCAATCATTGTTGTGCTGCTTAGTTTATTGACTGGTGCAATAATAGGGGAGTTTATTCATGTTGAAGAAGGACTTAACCGCCTTGGGGAATGGATTGGTTCATGGTTTTCCAATACAGAAGATGATTTTAGTGTTGCCCAGGGATTTGTAACAGCTTCTTTAATCTTTGTTATTGGAGCCTTGTCAGTCATTGGTGCACTTGACAGCGGATTACGGGGAGATCATGAAATCCTGATTACAAAAGGAATGATAGACGGGTTTACTGCACTTGTCTTAACAACAACCTTGGGTTTTGGTGTTATTTTTTCTGTTATTCCGGTCGTTCTTTATCAGGGGACCATTGCGCTCTTGGCCACGCAAATTGAACAATTTCTTCCGGAGTCCTTTTTAAATGGATTAATAACGGAACTTACTGCGGTAGGCGGGCTTTTAATTGTTGCTATCGGCATGAACCTGTTGAAAATTGTTCAGATTCGCGTTGGAAATCTGCTGCCATCATTGGTTACGGTTGGAATTGTCAATTATGTTTATTTGCTTTTTTAA
- a CDS encoding DUF1646 family protein has product MIIGLTIILLLVLFLPFTRVVEKNLEVFLFIMGIASVLVSQVLDWNLTKEALIHPINITLAVLVAGLLFRWFQGPIEKGILATSKAMPYRLFIALFVIILGLLSSVITAIIAAIVLVAVISVLPMDRKSEIRLVVLACFAIGLGAALTPIGEPLSTIVVSKLNEDFFYLFKLIGKSVIPGVIIFGILAAFVIKSKEESEANKAGNEIAAGKAGSAGAAGNVTEEAEPEVESYTEIIVRSLKIYLFVMALTFLGAGFEPFIEKYLLGLSPDLLYWINMISAVLDNATLAAAEVSPAMDTPTIKAILMGLLISGGMLIPGNIPNIIAAGKLKITSLEYAKFAFPIGLIAMLVYFMVILFT; this is encoded by the coding sequence ATGATAATTGGATTGACTATCATATTACTGCTTGTACTATTTTTACCATTCACAAGAGTGGTTGAAAAGAACCTGGAAGTATTCTTATTTATAATGGGTATTGCGTCAGTATTGGTAAGCCAGGTGCTGGACTGGAATCTGACGAAAGAGGCGCTGATCCATCCGATTAATATTACACTGGCTGTACTTGTTGCAGGGCTGTTATTCCGCTGGTTCCAGGGTCCAATTGAAAAAGGAATTTTGGCCACCAGCAAGGCTATGCCGTATCGATTATTTATTGCGCTGTTTGTCATCATACTTGGGCTGCTTTCCAGTGTCATTACAGCGATTATCGCTGCAATTGTGCTTGTTGCGGTTATCAGCGTACTGCCAATGGATCGTAAATCAGAAATTCGGCTTGTTGTGCTGGCCTGTTTTGCGATTGGATTAGGTGCAGCACTGACTCCAATCGGTGAACCTTTATCAACCATTGTTGTCAGTAAACTAAATGAAGATTTCTTTTATTTGTTTAAGCTGATTGGCAAATCTGTCATACCTGGCGTGATTATATTCGGAATACTTGCCGCTTTCGTAATTAAGTCGAAAGAAGAATCGGAGGCTAATAAAGCTGGAAACGAGATAGCCGCGGGAAAAGCGGGTTCGGCAGGCGCGGCCGGTAATGTGACTGAAGAGGCGGAACCGGAAGTTGAATCGTATACAGAAATTATTGTCCGGAGTTTAAAAATATATTTATTTGTTATGGCACTGACATTTCTCGGGGCGGGATTTGAGCCGTTTATTGAAAAATACTTACTGGGCCTTAGTCCGGATCTGCTGTATTGGATCAATATGATTTCGGCTGTACTGGACAATGCTACATTGGCTGCTGCAGAGGTAAGTCCTGCAATGGATACACCAACCATTAAGGCAATTTTAATGGGCTTATTGATTAGTGGCGGTATGCTGATTCCGGGTAACATACCGAATATCATTGCTGCCGGCAAGCTGAAAATTACCAGTCTCGAATATGCGAAGTTTGCTTTCCCAATTGGGTTAATAGCTATGCTGGTATATTTCATGGTCATTTTGTTCACGTGA
- a CDS encoding YkvI family membrane protein yields the protein MWKAGMKWMFLIIGTTIGAGYASGRELWQFFGHESGLAIVLFMIFFSICCLVIMKISYEKKSSDYLPVLKIIVGTKLTRVYDVMIFLYLFTTTVVMIAGSGATGQAFRFSYWWGVFFIVIALVVLFLRDINGLLAINQLILPLLLGGLLFILLLFTLDQDLNLLPNWHNQRNWTAAFPFTALNILPLIAVLGAIGNKVKSNREIWIASLGSGLLLGVISYIYNSSLIQIADELLLYEIPLFAILKHYPFGMLIFMSILLWFAIFTTAAAGVLGIVSRMKTIWNNSPVWLLATVILVTMIPLTTLGFSTLISYIYPVYGILNLYVLTRLLFYPIWNKPGK from the coding sequence ATGTGGAAAGCCGGAATGAAATGGATGTTCTTAATTATTGGTACAACAATTGGAGCGGGGTATGCCTCGGGACGGGAATTATGGCAATTTTTTGGTCATGAAAGTGGACTTGCCATTGTACTGTTTATGATCTTTTTTTCTATTTGCTGCTTAGTGATTATGAAAATAAGTTACGAGAAAAAATCCTCGGATTATTTACCAGTTTTAAAAATAATTGTAGGAACAAAGCTGACCCGTGTGTATGATGTAATGATCTTTTTATACTTGTTTACCACAACGGTTGTCATGATTGCCGGCAGCGGTGCGACCGGACAGGCATTTCGCTTTTCGTACTGGTGGGGCGTATTTTTCATTGTAATTGCCTTGGTAGTGTTGTTCTTGAGGGATATTAACGGGCTACTGGCGATTAACCAGCTTATCCTGCCGCTTTTGTTAGGTGGCCTGTTGTTTATTTTACTGCTTTTCACATTGGATCAGGATCTTAATTTATTGCCAAATTGGCATAATCAGCGGAATTGGACGGCGGCATTTCCGTTTACTGCATTGAATATTTTGCCGTTAATTGCTGTACTGGGTGCGATCGGCAATAAGGTTAAATCCAACCGTGAGATATGGATTGCTTCACTTGGAAGCGGGCTTTTACTTGGTGTTATTTCTTATATATATAATAGCAGTCTGATTCAAATTGCTGATGAATTACTCCTGTACGAGATTCCTTTATTTGCAATCCTGAAACATTATCCATTTGGGATGCTGATCTTTATGTCTATTCTCCTTTGGTTTGCCATTTTTACGACAGCAGCGGCAGGGGTGCTGGGGATTGTTTCCAGAATGAAAACAATTTGGAACAACAGTCCTGTATGGCTGCTTGCAACGGTCATTCTGGTAACGATGATTCCGTTAACCACACTTGGGTTTTCCACCTTAATAAGTTATATTTATCCGGTATATGGAATATTGAATCTGTATGTTTTAACAAGATTGCTGTTTTACCCCATTTGGAATAAACCTGGAAAGTAA